One part of the Acidobacteriota bacterium genome encodes these proteins:
- a CDS encoding HupE/UreJ family protein — MAVCLRWCRSKRWALVFLGALALPFAVEAHEVRPAYLELTEVSAGRFDVLWKQPILPGSEPGIVRRLPLEPRFPDRCFESARTLPDLTDSALIERWTIDCGEREPSEADLDVEIAGLPRTLTDVLLRVRFHDGPSVDHLLRPEAPRAALSSDAAVGVAVPTYLQLGVEHLLFGFDHILFVVGLMFFVRRPLQLVQVVTAFTAAHSITLALSSLGVVTLSQRPVEAVIALSILFLAVELIRGAGRERSPMVRSPWVIAFGFGLLHGFGFAGALAEIGLPEQARALALLLFNVGVEIGQLMVVGILLGLLYCIRTTRVRVPGAVTQMPVYVMGTVSAYWFVERVVSLLP, encoded by the coding sequence ATGGCAGTCTGTCTTCGGTGGTGCCGCTCGAAACGGTGGGCGCTGGTGTTTCTGGGTGCGCTGGCGCTCCCGTTCGCCGTGGAGGCCCACGAGGTGCGGCCCGCCTACCTCGAACTCACGGAAGTCTCCGCCGGGCGCTTCGACGTGCTCTGGAAGCAGCCGATACTGCCGGGGAGCGAGCCCGGCATCGTCCGCCGCCTGCCGCTGGAGCCACGCTTTCCGGACCGGTGCTTCGAGAGCGCGCGAACGCTCCCCGACTTGACCGATTCGGCGTTGATCGAACGGTGGACCATCGATTGCGGCGAGCGGGAGCCGTCCGAGGCCGATCTGGACGTGGAGATCGCGGGCCTGCCGCGGACACTGACCGACGTCCTGCTCCGGGTCCGTTTTCACGACGGGCCGTCGGTCGATCATCTGCTCCGGCCGGAGGCGCCTCGGGCGGCGCTGTCGAGCGATGCAGCGGTGGGAGTGGCGGTCCCGACCTATCTGCAGCTCGGCGTCGAGCATCTTCTCTTCGGATTCGATCACATCCTGTTTGTCGTGGGTCTGATGTTTTTTGTTCGCCGGCCGCTGCAGCTCGTGCAGGTCGTCACCGCGTTCACCGCCGCCCACAGCATCACGCTCGCGCTCTCGTCGCTCGGCGTGGTGACCCTGTCCCAGCGCCCGGTCGAGGCGGTGATCGCACTCAGCATTCTGTTCCTGGCCGTCGAGTTGATCCGCGGCGCCGGGCGCGAGCGGTCGCCGATGGTCCGTTCCCCCTGGGTGATCGCCTTTGGATTCGGCCTGCTGCACGGTTTTGGGTTCGCCGGCGCCCTCGCCGAGATCGGGTTGCCCGAACAGGCCCGGGCGCTCGCCCTGTTGCTGTTCAATGTTGGAGTGGAGATTGGCCAGCTCATGGTCGTCGGCATCCTCCTGGGGCTGCTCTATTGCATCCGGACCACGCGCGTGCGGGTCCCGGGCGCAGTTACCCAGATGCCGGTCTACGTCATGGGAACCGTGTCTGCCTACTGGTTCGTCGAGCGGGTGGTCTCGCTGCTGCCGTGA
- a CDS encoding peptidyl-prolyl cis-trans isomerase, with product MRVIRGTSPLLVFLFLGTAVFLFGRWQDQAEAEGRVVSVSEDQIAAIRQRWVAQWGREPTPRELRGLIDDAVREEILYREARRLALDRNDPIVRRRLAQKLTFMLEDNADVPAPAAEDVETHFAVHADRYRVPRRTTFRHVFLGDDGRTDPAADAVDLLDEARRGRDGAWRDLGDPFILLREYADRSDQEIAELFGGRFAAALSDVAVGRWHGPVRSAHGTHLVLVMGRTEPRTPDFDDVRLRVADDLLAIRRRAQNQAAIQAVRERYEVRLPVAGDSDPGGG from the coding sequence GAGGCACGTCGCCGCTCCTCGTTTTCCTTTTTCTCGGTACCGCCGTTTTTCTGTTCGGGCGATGGCAGGACCAGGCGGAGGCCGAGGGCCGCGTCGTCTCGGTGAGCGAAGACCAGATCGCGGCGATACGGCAACGCTGGGTGGCGCAATGGGGTCGCGAACCGACACCCCGGGAGCTGCGGGGGCTTATCGACGATGCGGTCAGGGAAGAGATCCTGTACCGCGAAGCTCGGCGCCTGGCGCTGGACCGGAACGACCCGATCGTGCGCCGGCGGCTTGCCCAGAAGTTGACGTTCATGCTGGAGGACAATGCCGACGTGCCCGCGCCGGCCGCCGAAGACGTGGAGACACACTTTGCCGTGCACGCCGACCGCTACCGCGTTCCACGCCGGACGACGTTCCGGCACGTGTTCCTGGGCGACGACGGCCGAACGGATCCCGCCGCCGATGCGGTCGACCTTCTTGACGAAGCCCGCCGCGGCCGCGACGGGGCCTGGAGAGACCTCGGCGACCCGTTCATCCTGCTGCGCGAGTACGCGGACCGGAGTGATCAGGAGATCGCCGAGCTGTTCGGCGGGAGATTCGCTGCCGCGCTGTCCGACGTCGCCGTTGGACGGTGGCACGGTCCTGTCCGGTCCGCACACGGCACCCATCTGGTCCTCGTGATGGGCCGGACCGAGCCGCGAACACCCGACTTCGATGACGTGCGGCTCCGGGTGGCCGACGATCTGCTCGCTATCAGGCGCCGCGCGCAGAACCAGGCTGCTATCCAGGCGGTACGCGAACGGTATGAGGTGCGGCTGCCGGTAGCGGGGGATTCCGACCCGGGGGGCGGATAA